The following coding sequences lie in one Arachis ipaensis cultivar K30076 chromosome B03, Araip1.1, whole genome shotgun sequence genomic window:
- the LOC107629135 gene encoding very-long-chain (3R)-3-hydroxyacyl-CoA dehydratase 2 isoform X1, with translation MGHRLGPRLLVHLLNGADGVSLHSSTAVFVRRRERNSKRGRMGGLSKLYLLSYNSLQAIGWAVSSFQILCNLLSTSSVAGAYSSAGKLISFLQCAAFLEVIHGAIGLVPSGALLPLMQWGGRTHFLLAIVSKLDEVQQLPSVFITFFAWSISEVIRYSHYAFSCIGNCPYWITYLRYTAFIVLYPLGVGPGEIWIMYRALPIVKKKNLYSETFSGLPFSYYDFLKVVLIIYPFLWLKLYLHLFRQRRSKLFKRQDKKRA, from the exons ATGGGCCATAGATTAGGCCCAAGGTTATTGGTCCATCTCCTTAATGGTGCTGACGGAGTCTCCCTCCACAGCTCCACTGCAG TGTTTGTGAGGCGCAGAGAAAGGAATAGCAAAAGAGGAAGAATGGGTGGCTTATCGAAATTGTATCTCCTCTCTTACAACTCTCTTCAGGCAATTGGCTG GGCTGTTTCGTCATTTCAGATTTTGTGCAACCTCCTATCCACTTCTTCTGTCGCCGGAGCTTACTCCTCCGCTGGAAAATTGATAA GTTTTCTGCAATGTGCTGCATTCTTGGAAGTTATACATGGAGCCATTG GGCTTGTGCCAAGTGGAGCATTGCTTCCTCTCATGCAATGGGGAGGGAGGACACATTTTCTGCTTGCTATTGTTAGCAAACTTGATGag GTCCAGCAGTTACCTTCAGTTTTTATCACCTTTTTCGCATGGAGCATAAGCGAG GTCATTAGATACTCACATTATGCTTTTAGCTGCATTGGAAATTGCCCTTATTGGATAACCTATCTCAG gTACACTGCGTTTATTGTGCTGTATCCTTTAGGAGTAGGTCCTGGTGAAA TTTGGATCATGTACCGGGCACTTCCAATTGTAAAGAAGAAGAACCTCTATTCGGAAACCTTTTCAGGCCTCCCATTTAGCTACTATGATTTCCTTAAG GTTGTACTTATCATTTATCCATTCCTTTGGCTCAAACTTTATCTGCATTTGTTCAGACAGCGGCGTTCAAAACTCTTTAAGCGCCAAGATAAGAAAAGAGCGTGA
- the LOC107629135 gene encoding very-long-chain (3R)-3-hydroxyacyl-CoA dehydratase 2 isoform X3, with translation MGHRLGPRLLVHLLNGADGVSLHSSTAVFVRRRERNSKRGRMGGLSKLYLLSYNSLQAIGWAVSSFQILCNLLSTSSVAGAYSSAGKLISFLQCAAFLEVIHGAIGLVPSGALLPLMQWGGRTHFLLAIVSKLDEVQQLPSVFITFFAWSISEVIRYSHYAFSCIGNCPYWITYLRYTAFIVLYPLGVGPGEIWIMYRALPIVKKKNLYSETFSGLPFSYYDFLKTAAFKTL, from the exons ATGGGCCATAGATTAGGCCCAAGGTTATTGGTCCATCTCCTTAATGGTGCTGACGGAGTCTCCCTCCACAGCTCCACTGCAG TGTTTGTGAGGCGCAGAGAAAGGAATAGCAAAAGAGGAAGAATGGGTGGCTTATCGAAATTGTATCTCCTCTCTTACAACTCTCTTCAGGCAATTGGCTG GGCTGTTTCGTCATTTCAGATTTTGTGCAACCTCCTATCCACTTCTTCTGTCGCCGGAGCTTACTCCTCCGCTGGAAAATTGATAA GTTTTCTGCAATGTGCTGCATTCTTGGAAGTTATACATGGAGCCATTG GGCTTGTGCCAAGTGGAGCATTGCTTCCTCTCATGCAATGGGGAGGGAGGACACATTTTCTGCTTGCTATTGTTAGCAAACTTGATGag GTCCAGCAGTTACCTTCAGTTTTTATCACCTTTTTCGCATGGAGCATAAGCGAG GTCATTAGATACTCACATTATGCTTTTAGCTGCATTGGAAATTGCCCTTATTGGATAACCTATCTCAG gTACACTGCGTTTATTGTGCTGTATCCTTTAGGAGTAGGTCCTGGTGAAA TTTGGATCATGTACCGGGCACTTCCAATTGTAAAGAAGAAGAACCTCTATTCGGAAACCTTTTCAGGCCTCCCATTTAGCTACTATGATTTCCTTAAG ACAGCGGCGTTCAAAACTCTTTAA
- the LOC107629134 gene encoding transcription factor MYB59 isoform X1, with protein sequence MVEEEFRKGPWTEQEDFKLVSYVGLFGDRRWDFIAKVSGLNRTGKSCRLRWVNYLHPGLKHGKMSPHEQQLVMHLHSKWGNRWSRIARKLPGRTDNEIKNFWRTQMRKQKAQEKKRAPATTQSSPSSSSTSYQSSSSSNKDIGEESFYDTGGHNGNNNNITNTMVKEDDGIIINSDSNNVVDDDYSMDDIWNDIAMSEQHNNFISSSSSSSEPLPLWMIMDNQEQEQSKVLFPSSYEPLLTT encoded by the exons atggtTGAAGAGGAATTCCGAAAGGGTCCTTGGACCGAACAAGAGGACTTCAAACTTGTGTCATATGTTGGCTTATTTGGGGATCGTAGATGGGACTTTATAGCTAAGGTTTCAG GTTTGAATAGGACAGGTAAGAGTTGCAGGTTGCGATGGGTTAATTATCTCCATCCTGGTCTCAAACATGGTAAGATGTCTCCCCACGAACAACAACTTGTCATGCACCTTCACTCCAAATGGGGAAATAG GTGGTCAAGAATTGCAAGGAAGTTGCCAGGGCGAACAGACAATGAGATCAAGAACTTTTGGAGGACTCAGATGAGGAAGCAGAAGGCACAGGAGAAGAAGCGTGCACCTGCAACCACCCAATCATCTCCATCATCTTCGTCTACGAGTTACCAGTCCTCATCTTCTTCCAACAAGGATATTGGGGAAGAGAGCTTCTACGACACTGGAGGGCATAATGGTAATAACAACAACATCACTAACACGATGGTGAAAGAAGATGatggaataataattaatagtgaTAGTAACAATGTTGTTGATGATGATTACTCTATGGATGATATATGGAATGATATCGCCATGTCTgaacaacacaacaactttatttcttcttcttcttcttctt CAGAACCACTGCCACTATGGATGATCATGGATaatcaagaacaagaacaaagtaAAGTCTTATTCCCTTCTTCCTATGAACCACTCTTAACCACTTAA
- the LOC107629134 gene encoding transcription factor MYB59 isoform X2: protein MVEEEFRKGPWTEQEDFKLVSYVGLFGDRRWDFIAKVSGLNRTGKSCRLRWVNYLHPGLKHGKMSPHEQQLVMHLHSKWGNRWSRIARKLPGRTDNEIKNFWRTQMRKQKAQEKKRAPATTQSSPSSSSTSYQSSSSSNKDIGEESFYDTGGHNGNNNNITNTMVKEDDGIIINSDSNNVVDDDYSMDDIWNDIAMSEQHNNFISSSSSSSEPLPLWMIMDNQEQEQSKVLFPSSYEPLLTT, encoded by the exons atggtTGAAGAGGAATTCCGAAAGGGTCCTTGGACCGAACAAGAGGACTTCAAACTTGTGTCATATGTTGGCTTATTTGGGGATCGTAGATGGGACTTTATAGCTAAGGTTTCAG GTTTGAATAGGACAGGTAAGAGTTGCAGGTTGCGATGGGTTAATTATCTCCATCCTGGTCTCAAACATGGTAAGATGTCTCCCCACGAACAACAACTTGTCATGCACCTTCACTCCAAATGGGGAAATAG GTGGTCAAGAATTGCAAGGAAGTTGCCAGGGCGAACAGACAATGAGATCAAGAACTTTTGGAGGACTCAGATGAGGAAGCAGAAGGCACAGGAGAAGAAGCGTGCACCTGCAACCACCCAATCATCTCCATCATCTTCGTCTACGAGTTACCAGTCCTCATCTTCTTCCAACAAGGATATTGGGGAAGAGAGCTTCTACGACACTGGAGGGCATAATGGTAATAACAACAACATCACTAACACGATGGTGAAAGAAGATGatggaataataattaatagtgaTAGTAACAATGTTGTTGATGATGATTACTCTATGGATGATATATGGAATGATATCGCCATGTCTgaacaacacaacaactttatttcttcttcttcttc TTCTTCAGAACCACTGCCACTATGGATGATCATGGATaatcaagaacaagaacaaagtaAAGTCTTATTCCCTTCTTCCTATGAACCACTCTTAACCACTTAA